The sequence below is a genomic window from Streptomyces sp. B21-105.
CTCCAGGCGGCGCTGCTGCGGGCCGCGCACACCGCGCGCCTCGCGGGACTGCCCCGGGCCGCCGCAGCGGCGGTCTCCGTGGTCACCGGGGTGCGCGCGGCCCGTTGCGCCGACCCGGCCTACCGGCTGCCCGAGCTGGCGGACGCGCTCCGGGAGGTCCTCGCCGTGGCGCACCGTCTGCCGTCCGCGAGCGGCCCGGCGCTGGCCGAACTGCGGGGAACGGTACGGCAGCCGTACACCCCGGACGGTTCGCTGCGCCTGTACGGGGTCTTCTCAGAGCCCGTGCTGACGACGACCGGTCACGCGGGCGCCGTCACCTGGACCGCCGACGCCGGCGGCCGCCTGTACACGGTCTCCGACGTGGCTCCTGGCGGGCCCGGCCGGGCGACCGGCGCCGCCGACCGGACCGTGCGGCTCGGCGACACCGCGCTGACCCACCGTGAGCTGGCGCGCGCCGGCCTCGCGGTGTCCGGCGCGACCGTCTCCCCGACCGGCCGGCTCGGTGCGGGGGCCCGCGTGCGGGCGGTGCGCGCCTCCGGCGCCGACTGGAGCGCGGAACCGCTCGACCGACTGTGGACGGTCCCCGTCGCCGAGCAGGTCGCCGACTCCCTGGCCGGTGGCCGTGACCTGCTGTTCCTCACCGTGACCCTCGCGGGCGCGGTCCGGGAGGCGACGGGCGACTGTCTGCTGGCCGACTGCGAGGGGCGTGCCCTGCGGCTCGTCGCGGCCCACGACCACCCTGCCCTGCCCTACCGCGACAATCTCCGGCTGCTGGCCGCCGCCCGCGGCAGCCGCCTGCGGATCGTCGCCCGGCTCACCCCGGGGCCGCTCCCCCGCGCGCTGCTGCTCGCCGCCGAACACCCGAGCCGGCCCGACGCCCGGGTGGACCTGGGCCTGGACCGGCTCCGGCACGCCGATCTGCCGCCTGTGACGGCGGTCCCCGCCCCGGCCGCCGTACCCGTGGCGGACGAGGCTCCCCTGCACCTGCTGCGCCGGCGCGTGCACCAGACCGTGTCCGGGGGCCGCCGGGTGCTGGCCTTCCCTGGCGGCGGGACGGGGGACGGGTCGCGGCTGCGCCGTGCGGGTCTCGGTACCGCGGGCGACCTTCTGGACGAACTGGGGGCCGGCGCCGCGGACCGCTCCCGCGACGCCTTCGGCCGGCTGCTGCCCGCGGACACGGGCCGCTTCGCCCGCGCGTGGCTGGCCTCGGCCCTCTACACCGGCGAGGTCGAACGAGCACTGTGCGCGGCGGCGTGGGGTACCGAGAGGGGGGTGACCGCCCCGGCGTTTTAGGTCAGGATCTGACCTCGATCGCTCCTACTGTGGTTCTCGACCGCGGAACAGGATCGACCGAGGACAGAACTATGAGCGACTCCCCCACCCCCACCCCGTCCCTCACCGGCGAGCGCGCCGATCTGCTGGCGGCACTGACCAAGAGCCGTCACTTCCTGCGCTTCACCACGCGTGACCTCACCGACGAGCAGGTCGGACAGCGGACCACGGTGAGCGAGCTGTGTCTCGGGGGCCTGGTCAAGCACGTCACCGCCGTCGAGCGGAACTGGGTCGGCTTCATCCTCGAAGGCCCGTCGGCGATGCCCGACTTCACGAAGATGACGAAGGACGACTGGGCCGCGCGAGCCGCCGAGTTCCGGATGCTGCCGGGCGAGACGCTGACCGGCGTGCTGAAGGAGTACGCCGAGGCGGCCTACCGCACGGACGAACTGCTCGCCACGCTGCCCGACCTGGACGCGGAGCAGCCGCTGCCGCCGGCCCCCTGGTTCGAGCCGGGCGCGCGACAGACGGCCCGCCGGGTCCTGCTGCACATCGTCGCCGAGACCGCCCAGCACGCCGGGCACGCGGACATCATCCGCGAGGCCATCGACGGGGCGAAGAGCATGGGCTGAGGCCGGCCGGCCGCAGCGGCGTGCACCCGCCAGCCGCGGGGCGGAGCGGCTCTGCGCGCAGCCGGAGGCTCTCCGCGCGGGCGGGACGGCTGAAGCGCCGCCCCCGCGCGGTGGCCCCGCCACACCCGCCGTCCGGCTCAGCGGCCCATGCCGATGAGACCCGTCAAGTAGCGCCAGAGCGAGGAGCGTTGCCGGATCGCCGGGTCCGGCAGCGTCGGGTCCGGTGATGTCGGGTCCGGTAGGGCCGGGTCCGCCGCCGTCGGCTCGGACGGTTCCGCGTGCGGCACCGTGTCCGTGGCCGGGCTCGACTGCGGCCCCGGCGTCGCGGCGAGTTCGTACCGTACCGGCAGCGAGCGCAGGCCGCGCATGAACGGCGAGGAGCGCCACGGCAGTTGGTCGACGGGCAGGGCCAGTTCCAGGTGGGAGAACCGCTCGAACAGCCGGCCCACGCCGACCGCCGCGACCGTCGAGGCGAGTTCGCGCGCCGGGCACTGGCGGCGGCCCGCGCCCCAGGCCAGGTGCGCCCGCGTGCTGACCGTGGTGCCGGGCTCCACATGACCGGCGAACAGCGGGTCGGCGTGCGCCGCCGCGGAGGAGACCCACACCGGGTCGCCAGCCCGGATGACCTGGTTGCCCAGCGGGGTGTCCCGGGCCGCGAACCGCGGCACGAAGTTGACCAGCGGCGGCTTGCGCATGACCACCCGGTTCATGCTCTCCCGGACCATTCCCGCGGACAGGCTTGCCCGGGCGCCGCCGCCCTCGCCGGAGATGACCTCGACCACCGTGTTGGAGATGAGGATCCCGACATGGTCGGAGGTCATGCCCAGCAGCATGAACAGCTCACGGGCCAGCTCGTCGAGCGACAGGTCGGGGTGCGCCGCCAGCAGGTACGAGGGGAAGTCCTCCCCCGGCGTCCGCAGCTTCACCGCCGCCAGTTCCGCGAGTGCCGCCAGCAGTCGGTCCAGGGCCGGTTCGGCGTCCGGTCCCGCGTCCAGAACCCGCCACATGTCCATGAGCGCGTCGTCGCCCTGGGACCCGGGGAACCCGAGCAGACGGCTCGCGACCATCAGCGGCAGCGGGCGGGCGAACTGGGCGGACAGATCCGCCAGGCCCGTGCCGCCGGCCTGGCCCACCAGAGTGATCAGCTCGTCGGCGTACGCGGTGACGGCCGTCTTCAGGCGCTTGGCCTGAGGGTGCCGCGGGTCCTGGAACGGCTTGAGCGCCGCGTCCCACGCCGTGCGCAGCGCCGGATAGCCGGGACCGCCCTGGATCAGCACGTGGTTGACCTCGAGGGACGGTCCGAGCGGCCAGTCCGCCGGCACCCTGCCCTCCGAGCGCGCCCGCCAGTTCTCCAGCCCCTTCGGCCAC
It includes:
- a CDS encoding DinB family protein; its protein translation is MSDSPTPTPSLTGERADLLAALTKSRHFLRFTTRDLTDEQVGQRTTVSELCLGGLVKHVTAVERNWVGFILEGPSAMPDFTKMTKDDWAARAAEFRMLPGETLTGVLKEYAEAAYRTDELLATLPDLDAEQPLPPAPWFEPGARQTARRVLLHIVAETAQHAGHADIIREAIDGAKSMG
- a CDS encoding cytochrome P450 — translated: MESQVDDGGSVDLDGARLETMTLEPLLTRDYETRPSLVYERLRQRHGPVAPVDLLGVPAWLVLGYRESLEVLQDDAAWPKGLENWRARSEGRVPADWPLGPSLEVNHVLIQGGPGYPALRTAWDAALKPFQDPRHPQAKRLKTAVTAYADELITLVGQAGGTGLADLSAQFARPLPLMVASRLLGFPGSQGDDALMDMWRVLDAGPDAEPALDRLLAALAELAAVKLRTPGEDFPSYLLAAHPDLSLDELARELFMLLGMTSDHVGILISNTVVEVISGEGGGARASLSAGMVRESMNRVVMRKPPLVNFVPRFAARDTPLGNQVIRAGDPVWVSSAAAHADPLFAGHVEPGTTVSTRAHLAWGAGRRQCPARELASTVAAVGVGRLFERFSHLELALPVDQLPWRSSPFMRGLRSLPVRYELAATPGPQSSPATDTVPHAEPSEPTAADPALPDPTSPDPTLPDPAIRQRSSLWRYLTGLIGMGR